atgaaacaataattatttacaatttttttttttttttttattattatttttaactatTTGTTCCACCATGTATACATGAAAAACtagtaaaaattttttgtttaaaactttttttaggTCCACATgcttttgaattattaatttctgatTTTTTCTTATCATTTCcacctttattattattattttcattatagtcatctttattattattattattatttaaatcaaattttactttattttttctacCAATactattaaaactatttgtTCTATttgagttattattattattattgttgttgttgttgttattattattattatttaaattttttaatttctttttttctctttcaagttgtttttctttttcaaattgttCAAAACGTTGAATTTCTCTAActaattgaaaaaatgaaGATTCAACATTTAATGTTGTTTTAGCAGAAGTTTCAAAGAATGGACAACCATAGAATTTTGAAAGATCATTACCTTCAGTTAATGAAACTTTTCTTTGACCTTCTGAATCTAAATCACatttattaccaattaataCCATTGGAAATGATTCAACATCTTTAAccattttaatttgatcaaCTAACTCACttgttttttcaaaactAACTCTATCACTTATATcataaactattaaaaatcCATCagagttttttaaatattgatcaCGTATTGCAGTATAATCTTCATTTCCAGCTGAATCTAATATATTCAATgaataattatcattatcaattctACAATTCTTTGTATAAGAATCTTCAATTGTTGGATCATATTCATGAATAAAATAttgttgatgaaattgaactGTTAATGCTGTTtttctatatatataaaaaaaaaaaaaaaaaaaaaaaaaaaaataataaaaaaaaaaaaaaataataaaaaaaaataaataataattagtttgagtaatttataaaaaaaattaattatttaatttataaattaccCAACAGCACCACTACCAAGAACAACcatatcaatttttattatttgattatttgtatttgcaAAATtacttaatttattttttgtgaaTGAActcatttttatttctatctgttttaaaatttatgaaaattaatttatattttttttttttttggttttgttttgtATTTTGAACAAAagtattcaattaaattaaaataaaaataacaacaataataaaaacaaaataaacaaaaaataaaataattaaataaataataatattaataaattaaaaaaaaaaataaaaaaaaaaaaaaaaaaaaactaacaatataaataaagataaaataatttttttcagATTATAACAGTGAGATTGAGTTGTGGGTTGTGTGTTTGTGTTTGGGGTTAtgtaattatttgaaaaaaaaaacacatatTTGAGCACACAGATATTAAtcaacctttttttttttctcttcaCCACacctttttgatttttattattgaatttttttttcatttaatttacatattccaaaataaaagtaataataataataataattataaaaataaaaataataataaaaaaatgagatttttttatttgaatattcaataaaaataatcttttggtaataatatttttttttaactgaattttccatttttgaatttgattaaatattatatatttaaatcactatcatcaaattcaaacttttttttttaaaattaatcaatttaataatatattaatttattattttgatatttgacatttgatattttgatattttatattttatattttatattattactctttattgcaaaaaaaaaaaaaaaataaaaaaataaaaagtatcCTTTGCAaatgtaattattaaaaaaataaattatacta
This region of Dictyostelium discoideum AX4 chromosome 3 chromosome, whole genome shotgun sequence genomic DNA includes:
- a CDS encoding Ras GTPase, which codes for MSSFTKNKLSNFANTNNQIIKIDMVVLGSGAVGKTALTVQFHQQYFIHEYDPTIEDSYTKNCRIDNDNYSLNILDSAGNEDYTAIRDQYLKNSDGFLIVYDISDRVSFEKTSELVDQIKMVKDVESFPMVLIGNKCDLDSEGQRKVSLTEGNDLSKFYGCPFFETSAKTTLNVESSFFQLVREIQRFEQFEKEKQLEREKKKLKNLNNNNNNNNNNNNNNNNSNRTNSFNSIGRKNKVKFDLNNNNNNKDDYNENNNNKGGNDKKKSEINNSKACGPKKSFKQKIFTSFSCIHGGTNS